A window of the Butyricimonas faecalis genome harbors these coding sequences:
- a CDS encoding TlpA family protein disulfide reductase, translating into MKILFVFFYLCCLYACNTSEKAEVVLKDHYTFERYMPVLSRESEYLLVNLADTIQPDYRLDNGDWHFSVEVRDNKGEFFYLQDMVLYLKPGEKLKVECNHRHKYNSVFEGGVKNENSWLNQKMLRGGNILSPVTFWEFLSFEDYCKQVDRVADSLRLDLDKVSKNRKFIHDTRVRLELIRATAYSMYVDRILNSQRYGESFESQGDFEKWKSERMAEIVPKIVCKMTDVLGKYAENEIIQYVHGQTALIVLENLQEGCLSRLHFDRFLELYDYYRTKLEDPNFEYSAAVKAYAHQLSDPRLQKFMLDVVDKNRYVTEGVEMKDFEFEDVDGEKHRLSDYKGMPIYLDIWATWCNPCKAIAPNFAALAETYKKENIKFIAISIDKNVKVWRDYVKQDGKHENVEEWLCTNKEFLEIYRISSIPRFLLIDKDFKIRMTFAYKPIEVDMQNLSMLLDEVIR; encoded by the coding sequence ATATTTGTTGGTTAATTTAGCAGATACCATTCAGCCTGATTATCGTTTGGATAATGGGGATTGGCATTTTTCTGTTGAAGTACGAGATAATAAGGGTGAATTTTTTTACTTACAAGATATGGTTTTATATTTAAAACCTGGAGAAAAATTGAAAGTAGAATGTAATCATCGCCATAAATACAATTCCGTGTTTGAAGGAGGGGTAAAGAATGAAAATTCTTGGTTGAATCAAAAGATGTTAAGAGGAGGGAATATATTATCGCCTGTGACGTTTTGGGAATTTCTTTCATTTGAAGACTATTGCAAACAAGTAGATCGCGTGGCAGATTCGTTGAGGTTGGATTTGGATAAAGTGAGTAAAAATCGAAAATTTATTCACGATACTCGTGTGCGTTTGGAATTAATACGGGCTACGGCTTATAGTATGTATGTGGACCGAATTTTAAATTCACAGCGATACGGTGAATCTTTTGAAAGTCAAGGGGATTTTGAAAAATGGAAAAGTGAAAGAATGGCAGAGATCGTCCCGAAGATTGTTTGTAAAATGACTGATGTGTTAGGAAAATATGCTGAAAATGAAATTATCCAGTATGTCCATGGACAAACGGCATTGATCGTTTTGGAAAATTTACAAGAGGGTTGTTTGAGCCGTCTGCATTTTGACCGGTTTTTAGAGTTATATGATTATTATCGGACAAAGTTGGAAGATCCTAATTTTGAATATAGTGCAGCAGTGAAAGCATATGCACACCAGTTGTCGGATCCTCGTTTACAAAAATTCATGTTGGATGTTGTGGATAAAAATCGATATGTGACAGAGGGGGTTGAGATGAAAGATTTTGAGTTCGAAGATGTCGACGGGGAAAAACATCGCTTGTCGGATTATAAAGGAATGCCGATTTACTTGGATATTTGGGCAACTTGGTGTAATCCCTGTAAAGCGATAGCGCCTAATTTTGCCGCATTAGCTGAAACATATAAGAAGGAAAATATTAAATTTATCGCAATTTCAATAGATAAAAACGTGAAAGTATGGCGGGATTATGTGAAGCAAGACGGAAAGCATGAGAATGTGGAGGAATGGCTTTGTACGAATAAGGAATTTTTAGAGATATATAGAATTTCAAGTATCCCGCGTTTTTTGTTGATAGATAAAGATTTTAAAATTCGAATGACTTTTGCGTATAAACCGATAGAAGTTGATATGCAAAATTTGAGCATGCTTCTTGATGAGGTTATTCGATAG
- the rlmD gene encoding 23S rRNA (uracil(1939)-C(5))-methyltransferase RlmD translates to MARGKKPLLENIEIKKIAAEGKSIAYVDEKVLFVPNTVPGDIVDVQVTRKRKSFLEGFIVNVRKFSDIRTEPFCAHFGVCGGCKWQNLPYQLQTEFKQQEIVDNLQRIGKVELQNVSPIISSPKTTYYRNKLEYTFCNKRFLTREEIANGQDIDRTPAVGFHVPGLFDKVIDIKKCYLQAEPSNAVRNFIRDYAIEHEFNFYDIREQAGFLRTLIIRTSSTGEVMVIVTFGEENREAREGLLNALVQQFPEITSLMYVINEKMNDTITDQEVICFHGNDHIFEQMEDLKFKIGPKSFYQTNSEQAYNLYARTRELAGLTGNEVVYDLYTGTGTIANFVARNAQKVIGIEYVPEAIEDAKINSALNNIHNTLFYAGDMKDVLNEEFIRRHGHPNVIITDPPRSGMHKDVVDTILKAAPERIVYVSCNSATQARDLALMDADYKVMAVQAVDMFPHTHHVENIVLLHRR, encoded by the coding sequence ATGGCCCGCGGTAAAAAGCCCCTACTGGAAAATATAGAAATCAAAAAAATCGCCGCAGAAGGCAAATCCATCGCTTACGTGGATGAAAAAGTATTATTCGTGCCGAACACCGTACCCGGTGACATCGTCGACGTACAAGTCACCCGGAAACGTAAAAGTTTTCTGGAAGGCTTTATCGTTAACGTGCGAAAATTCTCTGATATCCGCACGGAACCTTTTTGCGCGCATTTCGGAGTATGTGGCGGATGTAAATGGCAAAACCTCCCCTATCAGTTGCAGACTGAATTTAAACAACAGGAAATCGTTGACAACCTGCAACGAATCGGTAAGGTTGAATTGCAAAATGTATCCCCGATTATCAGCTCACCCAAGACTACCTACTACCGGAATAAGCTGGAATATACCTTTTGCAATAAACGCTTTCTGACACGGGAAGAAATCGCCAACGGTCAAGACATCGACCGGACTCCGGCCGTAGGTTTTCACGTCCCCGGACTATTCGATAAGGTGATCGACATAAAGAAATGCTATCTGCAAGCCGAACCGTCGAATGCCGTGCGTAATTTTATCCGGGACTATGCCATCGAGCATGAATTCAATTTTTATGACATCCGTGAACAAGCCGGATTTTTACGCACCTTGATCATCCGTACCTCTTCCACGGGAGAAGTCATGGTCATCGTTACGTTTGGTGAAGAGAATAGAGAGGCTCGGGAAGGTTTATTGAATGCCCTCGTGCAACAATTCCCCGAAATCACCTCTCTCATGTACGTCATCAATGAAAAGATGAACGATACGATCACCGATCAGGAAGTGATCTGTTTCCATGGGAACGACCACATTTTCGAACAAATGGAAGATCTAAAATTCAAGATCGGCCCGAAATCCTTCTACCAGACCAACTCCGAACAAGCTTACAACTTGTACGCGAGAACAAGAGAGTTGGCAGGATTAACCGGAAACGAGGTAGTATATGACCTTTACACCGGGACCGGAACCATAGCCAACTTCGTGGCCCGTAACGCACAAAAGGTCATCGGGATCGAATACGTTCCGGAAGCCATTGAAGATGCCAAAATCAATTCGGCTCTCAACAATATCCACAACACGCTATTCTATGCTGGAGATATGAAAGACGTGCTAAACGAAGAGTTCATCCGTCGCCACGGTCACCCCAACGTGATCATCACCGATCCTCCCCGGTCCGGTATGCATAAAGATGTCGTGGATACCATTCTAAAAGCAGCTCCTGAACGCATTGTTTACGTGAGTTGCAATTCTGCTACCCAAGCTAGGGATTTAGCCCTTATGGATGCAGATTACAAGGTTATGGCCGTACAAGCCGTAGATATGTTCCCGCACACGCATCACGTGGAGAATATTGTATTGCTACATCGCAGATAA
- a CDS encoding SIR2 family NAD-dependent protein deacylase: protein MKKLVVLTGAGMSAESGIRTFRDSDGLWEEYNVMDVCTPEAWQRDPELVNRFYNERRKQLYEAQPNAGHFGLAELEKDFDVQIITQNIDDLHERAGSTKVLHLHGELKKVRSSRNPNLIYDLDGWELKLGTKAEDGAILRPHIVWFGESVPNIEPAIELVQQADILVIIGTSLAVYPAASLLHYAPAGCRILLIDPKIPESVKNSKIEFIEKGASEGVKILKEKLSNL from the coding sequence ATGAAGAAGTTAGTCGTTTTAACAGGAGCCGGGATGAGTGCCGAAAGTGGAATTCGTACCTTCAGGGACAGCGACGGTCTATGGGAAGAATACAATGTCATGGACGTTTGTACCCCGGAAGCATGGCAACGTGACCCGGAATTAGTGAACCGATTTTACAACGAGCGTCGCAAGCAGCTCTACGAAGCACAACCCAACGCCGGACATTTTGGACTCGCGGAACTCGAAAAAGACTTCGACGTCCAGATCATCACGCAAAACATCGACGACTTACACGAACGTGCCGGAAGTACGAAGGTTTTACACCTACATGGAGAACTCAAAAAAGTCAGAAGCAGCCGGAACCCGAACTTGATATACGACCTTGACGGTTGGGAATTAAAGCTAGGCACGAAAGCCGAGGATGGAGCCATCCTACGTCCTCACATTGTTTGGTTTGGTGAATCCGTTCCAAATATCGAACCGGCCATAGAGCTCGTCCAACAAGCCGACATTCTCGTGATCATCGGGACTTCGCTAGCCGTGTACCCGGCAGCCAGCCTGTTGCATTATGCACCTGCCGGTTGTCGTATCCTACTAATCGATCCGAAAATACCAGAAAGTGTCAAAAACAGCAAAATTGAATTCATTGAAAAAGGAGCCTCCGAAGGAGTTAAAATCCTGAAAGAAAAACTGAGTAATTTATGA
- a CDS encoding C40 family peptidase has product MTFGIADLSVIPMRREKSERSEMVSQLLFGEVYEVLEEEDKWLNIRLLHDNTCGWIDRKIYKEVSEEFVKKYQASDQMVMSEVFNLVVKKGDWENKLVVAGSVLPFYDAYAKKLMIGEEEYAVKGFLREVGIESLRELLIQYALMYYNAPYRWGGRTPNGVDNAGLVQMVYRLAGITLPRYIEQQACEGLTLSFLEEAQPGDLAFFGDSLGAVTHVGILWEQGRIIHASGKVRVDKIDHHGIFNEDLKRYTHTLKVVKQIF; this is encoded by the coding sequence ATGACTTTTGGTATAGCGGATTTAAGTGTTATCCCCATGCGACGGGAAAAATCGGAACGGAGCGAAATGGTTTCTCAGTTGTTGTTCGGGGAGGTGTACGAGGTACTGGAAGAGGAGGATAAATGGCTTAATATCCGCTTGTTACATGATAATACTTGTGGGTGGATTGATCGTAAAATATACAAGGAGGTAAGTGAAGAGTTCGTGAAAAAGTATCAGGCCTCCGATCAAATGGTCATGAGTGAGGTTTTTAATCTGGTGGTTAAAAAGGGAGATTGGGAAAACAAGTTGGTGGTGGCTGGGAGTGTGCTGCCGTTCTATGATGCCTACGCGAAAAAGTTGATGATCGGGGAGGAGGAGTATGCTGTGAAGGGCTTTTTACGGGAGGTCGGGATTGAAAGTCTACGGGAATTACTCATTCAATACGCGTTGATGTATTACAATGCTCCTTATCGTTGGGGGGGACGGACTCCCAATGGTGTCGACAATGCCGGATTAGTACAAATGGTGTATCGTCTGGCGGGGATTACGCTTCCGCGCTATATCGAGCAACAGGCCTGTGAAGGGCTGACGTTGTCCTTTTTAGAAGAGGCACAGCCGGGAGATCTTGCATTTTTCGGTGATTCTTTAGGTGCCGTTACTCATGTCGGTATTTTATGGGAACAGGGGCGAATTATCCATGCCTCCGGAAAAGTCCGGGTGGATAAAATCGATCATCACGGTATTTTCAATGAAGATTTAAAGCGTTACACGCATACGCTGAAGGTGGTGAAACAGATTTTTTAA
- a CDS encoding SMI1/KNR4 family protein, which yields MWKRLFRRKGRRRIEQWEMDLLKNTLQKLPCQYHYLLEQIDANLLETVLSGLGDLPHWKTFGYNSKIVDRYDKPDEASYLLVNIQVFDKKSGKYLEYTIGCTSGTLAGYSINCDNEFDIDVVNIDTRYFKKKMIVSNDYFRIEKLLTFEERKLIIPSNVYEVKLEQKTFYHLVDLENGDFIAIDLSKNVYCITHDPYEIKLLNSSLEEILITDSCSRKIDC from the coding sequence ATGTGGAAAAGATTGTTTCGTAGGAAAGGAAGGAGGAGAATAGAACAATGGGAAATGGATTTGTTGAAAAATACACTACAAAAACTACCTTGTCAATATCACTATTTGTTAGAACAAATAGATGCAAATCTATTAGAAACAGTTTTGAGTGGTTTGGGGGATTTACCACACTGGAAAACTTTTGGTTATAATTCGAAAATAGTGGATAGGTATGATAAACCTGATGAAGCTTCATATTTATTAGTTAATATTCAAGTTTTTGATAAAAAATCAGGAAAGTATCTCGAGTACACGATCGGATGTACATCAGGTACATTAGCTGGTTACTCTATTAATTGTGATAATGAATTTGATATTGATGTAGTTAATATTGATACTAGATATTTTAAAAAAAAGATGATAGTTTCTAATGATTATTTTCGAATAGAAAAATTACTTACATTTGAAGAACGAAAGTTGATTATTCCCTCAAATGTTTATGAGGTTAAATTGGAGCAAAAGACCTTTTATCATTTAGTTGATTTAGAAAATGGAGATTTTATTGCTATTGATTTGAGTAAAAATGTATATTGTATAACTCATGATCCATACGAGATAAAATTATTAAATTCTTCTCTTGAGGAGATATTAATTACAGATTCTTGTTCTAGAAAAATTGATTGTTAA
- a CDS encoding DUF4253 domain-containing protein, giving the protein MEFCYNWIGLYVCIYGACIAYISNDVIEYYLSSPVTGDTMSIAEEHLGYSEDILQGNNLTSLASQLKKSSIWYFWWN; this is encoded by the coding sequence ATGGAGTTTTGTTACAATTGGATTGGGCTTTATGTTTGCATTTATGGTGCATGTATAGCGTATATTTCAAATGATGTGATTGAGTATTATCTGTCAAGTCCTGTGACAGGTGATACAATGTCCATTGCAGAGGAGCATTTGGGATATAGTGAAGATATTTTACAAGGTAACAATCTCACATCACTTGCTTCTCAACTTAAAAAATCTTCAATATGGTATTTTTGGTGGAATTAA
- a CDS encoding WbqC family protein: MSNILVNTAYFPPVQYVAKIEECTEIWIEQYESYGKQSYRNRCDIMTANGVMTLSVPVMKGSSVKMLTKDVQVDYSTNWQKLHFKGIESAYKNSPYYDYYIDNFMHFFERKEKFLLDLNTKILQELMDNLQLHRPIKFTEDYYPTYDTLTDLRDVIHPKPSRRRAEDPFIAKPYHQTFAERFPFAPNLSILDLLFNMGPESLEYL, from the coding sequence ATGAGCAATATATTAGTTAACACGGCATATTTCCCTCCCGTTCAGTACGTTGCAAAAATAGAGGAGTGTACTGAAATATGGATTGAACAATACGAAAGCTATGGTAAACAAAGCTACCGTAATCGATGTGACATTATGACTGCCAACGGGGTTATGACGCTATCTGTACCTGTCATGAAAGGCTCGTCTGTAAAGATGTTGACCAAAGACGTGCAAGTTGACTATTCCACGAACTGGCAAAAGCTCCACTTCAAAGGGATCGAGTCGGCTTACAAAAATTCCCCGTATTACGATTACTACATCGACAACTTCATGCATTTTTTTGAACGGAAGGAGAAGTTTCTGTTGGATCTCAACACCAAAATTCTACAAGAGCTCATGGATAACCTGCAACTCCACCGCCCGATCAAATTCACGGAAGATTATTACCCGACATACGACACGCTCACCGATTTGCGGGATGTTATCCACCCGAAACCTTCCCGCCGCCGGGCTGAAGACCCGTTTATCGCCAAACCTTATCACCAAACCTTTGCCGAAAGATTCCCTTTCGCTCCCAATCTTAGCATCCTCGACCTATTATTCAATATGGGGCCGGAAAGCCTAGAATATTTATGA
- a CDS encoding alpha-amylase family glycosyl hydrolase has translation MMLKLVEDDKLLRPFAGIIEKRHRQVLAMEREFTYRTTRLSDSCNSYLYYGLHRTNEGWVFREWAPNATAIYLLGEFNDWRKHPDYALTKVGNGNWEIKLPQETLEHKMLYRLLVEWNGGSGERLPSHVRRVIQDEYTKIYSAQVWDPLNPYQMRHESPKRSEYPLIYEAHIGMSTEHRRVSTFTEFRLFVLPRIVDLGYNTIQLMAVQEHPYYGSFGYQVANFFAVSSRFGTPDELKALIDTAHGMGIRVIMDIVHSHAVNNEVEGLSRFDGSYDQYFYPGNRGFHSLWGSRCFDYGKHEVLNFLLSNCKYWLEEFHFDGYRFDGITSMLYWDHGLDKDFTEYNLYYDGNQDENAITYLALANRVIHQVDPEAITIAEDMSGMPGVASPIEDGGMGFDYRMNMGTPDYWIKLLKEKRDEEWHVGDLFYELTNKREEEHTISYAESHDQALVGDKTIFFRLVDKAIYTSMGVFDKNILIERGMALHKMIRLVTIGTAADGYLNFMGNEWGHPEWIDFPREGNGWSYDHARRLWSLVDDENLRFRFLNAFDKSMIQTVNETRVFHWRPEPLVRDNERQVLIFTRGDYLFVFNFNPEKSFPDYVFDAPSGKYTMLLDTDSKNFDGLGRIDEKMEHFTRYVSPGRGQLSLYIPARTGFVLKRS, from the coding sequence ATGATGCTAAAACTCGTAGAAGACGATAAATTATTAAGGCCATTTGCTGGAATTATAGAAAAAAGACACCGGCAAGTGTTGGCGATGGAACGGGAATTTACTTACCGGACAACTCGCTTGTCCGATTCATGTAATTCTTATTTGTATTATGGGTTGCATCGAACGAATGAGGGATGGGTGTTTCGGGAATGGGCACCGAATGCCACGGCCATCTACCTGTTAGGGGAATTTAATGACTGGAGGAAACATCCTGACTATGCATTGACCAAAGTGGGGAACGGAAATTGGGAAATCAAACTGCCTCAAGAGACGTTGGAGCATAAAATGCTTTACCGTTTGCTCGTGGAGTGGAACGGGGGAAGTGGGGAACGCTTGCCTTCCCATGTACGACGGGTCATTCAGGATGAATACACGAAAATATACAGCGCGCAGGTGTGGGATCCGTTAAATCCTTACCAGATGCGTCACGAAAGCCCCAAACGATCAGAATATCCGTTAATTTACGAGGCCCACATCGGCATGTCCACGGAGCATCGGAGAGTGTCAACTTTCACGGAATTCCGTTTGTTCGTGTTGCCGCGTATTGTTGATTTGGGATACAATACCATACAATTGATGGCCGTGCAGGAACATCCGTATTATGGTTCCTTTGGCTATCAGGTGGCAAATTTCTTCGCCGTGAGTTCGCGTTTCGGGACTCCGGATGAGTTAAAAGCCTTGATTGACACGGCTCATGGCATGGGTATCCGGGTGATTATGGACATTGTTCATTCTCATGCGGTAAATAATGAAGTGGAAGGCTTAAGTCGTTTTGACGGTAGTTACGATCAATACTTCTACCCCGGAAATCGGGGATTCCATTCCTTGTGGGGATCTCGATGCTTTGACTATGGAAAACATGAAGTGCTTAATTTTTTGCTCTCGAATTGTAAATATTGGTTAGAGGAATTTCATTTTGATGGTTATCGTTTTGACGGGATTACCAGTATGTTATACTGGGATCATGGCCTCGACAAAGACTTCACGGAATATAACTTGTATTATGACGGGAATCAAGATGAGAATGCAATTACTTACCTGGCACTAGCTAACCGGGTGATTCACCAGGTTGATCCGGAGGCAATCACGATTGCCGAAGACATGAGCGGTATGCCGGGTGTTGCCAGCCCGATAGAGGATGGCGGCATGGGATTCGATTACCGGATGAACATGGGAACACCGGATTACTGGATTAAATTACTGAAAGAGAAACGGGATGAGGAATGGCATGTCGGCGATCTTTTTTACGAGTTGACCAACAAACGGGAAGAAGAGCATACGATCAGTTACGCGGAAAGTCATGATCAGGCATTGGTGGGAGACAAGACCATATTTTTTCGTCTGGTAGATAAGGCCATATATACTTCGATGGGCGTGTTTGACAAGAATATACTTATCGAGCGGGGAATGGCACTTCATAAAATGATCCGTTTGGTGACTATCGGAACCGCGGCCGACGGTTATCTGAACTTCATGGGAAATGAATGGGGGCACCCTGAATGGATCGATTTTCCGAGAGAGGGTAACGGGTGGAGTTACGACCATGCCCGGCGTTTATGGAGTTTGGTGGATGATGAAAATCTTCGTTTCCGCTTTTTGAACGCGTTCGACAAGTCGATGATCCAGACCGTGAATGAAACACGTGTATTTCACTGGCGTCCGGAACCGTTGGTGCGGGACAACGAGCGTCAGGTGTTGATTTTTACCCGCGGAGACTATCTGTTCGTGTTCAACTTTAACCCGGAAAAGTCGTTCCCGGATTACGTTTTTGACGCTCCTTCCGGAAAATACACGATGCTGTTGGACACGGATAGCAAGAATTTTGACGGGCTGGGTAGAATTGACGAGAAAATGGAACACTTTACCCGATACGTTTCTCCGGGTAGGGGACAACTGAGTTTGTATATACCCGCGAGGACGGGATTTGTATTAAAGCGTTCTTAA
- a CDS encoding amylo-alpha-1,6-glucosidase: MMSYLKFNKEELVNLEYSLKREVLSTNRAGGYSSTTVVCCNTRKYHGLLVLPISEFGGENHVLLSSLDETIVQHGQSFNLGIHKYPGVYEPRGHKYIVDLAYDPLFTLTYRVGGVVLKKEILLVHNETQLMIRYTLEDAHSETFLRLKPFLAYRNVHALSKANMMANTKFDHVENGIRSKLYVGFPALNMQLSKENEFVPVPDWYYNIEYLEEKNRGYDYEEDLFVPGYFEVPIKKGESIIFSASTEEVKTSALKRKFQQMENKRERRDDFESCLTYSASQFIVHEGKDTEVVAGYLWFGRWGRDTFIALPGLTLAAGSDLKTCKEVLDTMARQLHNGLFPNIGKGDKAAYNSIDAPMWFFWAVQEYDKAQGEPGVVWKNYGGKMKSILTAFRDGVNPGLRMDPNGLIWARQPGKALTWMDAVVRGVPVTPRSGYAVEINALWYNAVCYMLRLAEEAKDNAFIQEWQDMPELIRKSFVETFWNDEKGYLADYADEKGQNLDVRPNQVFACSLTYFPVTDDMKERVLKVITRELLTPKGLRTLSPKNPKYRGHYEGNQEERDNAYHQGTVWPWLIGAYIEANLKLYGKQFLPEAKELLDGYEDDMTLYGLCSIAEVYDGDPPHHPNGSISQAWSVGEVLRSMKLIRKYENESN, translated from the coding sequence ATGATGAGTTATTTGAAATTCAACAAAGAAGAGTTGGTAAATCTGGAATATTCTTTGAAGCGAGAAGTTTTATCAACCAATAGAGCCGGGGGATATTCTTCGACAACGGTTGTATGTTGCAACACGAGGAAATATCACGGGTTACTTGTATTACCGATTTCGGAATTCGGGGGAGAGAATCATGTATTGTTATCCTCTTTGGACGAGACGATCGTTCAACACGGGCAATCTTTTAATTTGGGAATCCATAAATATCCCGGGGTGTATGAACCTAGAGGACATAAATATATCGTGGATCTGGCCTATGATCCCTTGTTCACGCTTACTTACCGGGTGGGGGGAGTTGTGCTGAAGAAAGAAATTTTGTTGGTGCACAACGAAACTCAATTAATGATTCGTTATACATTGGAGGACGCTCATTCGGAGACATTCTTGCGGTTGAAACCGTTTTTGGCTTATCGCAATGTTCATGCTTTAAGCAAGGCGAACATGATGGCAAACACCAAATTCGACCACGTGGAGAATGGCATCCGTTCAAAATTGTATGTCGGTTTTCCGGCATTGAACATGCAGTTGAGCAAGGAGAACGAGTTTGTGCCTGTGCCTGATTGGTATTATAATATAGAATACTTGGAGGAAAAGAACCGGGGCTATGACTACGAGGAAGATCTGTTTGTTCCCGGTTATTTCGAAGTCCCGATTAAAAAAGGAGAAAGCATCATATTTTCAGCTTCAACCGAAGAGGTAAAGACATCCGCGTTGAAACGTAAATTTCAGCAAATGGAAAATAAACGGGAGCGTCGGGATGACTTCGAAAGTTGTTTGACCTATTCTGCCTCCCAGTTTATCGTGCATGAAGGTAAAGATACGGAAGTTGTTGCCGGCTATCTGTGGTTCGGACGCTGGGGTCGCGACACATTCATTGCTTTGCCGGGATTGACGCTGGCTGCCGGGTCGGATCTGAAAACCTGTAAAGAGGTGCTTGATACCATGGCTCGCCAACTGCACAACGGTTTGTTCCCGAACATCGGTAAAGGCGATAAGGCGGCCTACAATTCGATAGATGCCCCGATGTGGTTCTTCTGGGCCGTTCAGGAGTACGATAAAGCCCAGGGAGAGCCGGGCGTCGTATGGAAAAATTATGGCGGTAAAATGAAATCAATCTTGACCGCTTTCCGGGATGGCGTGAACCCGGGCTTGAGAATGGATCCGAATGGATTGATCTGGGCCCGACAACCTGGAAAAGCACTGACATGGATGGATGCCGTCGTGCGGGGAGTACCCGTGACACCGAGGTCGGGATATGCCGTGGAGATCAACGCTCTTTGGTATAATGCGGTTTGTTACATGCTGAGGTTGGCTGAAGAGGCAAAAGACAATGCTTTCATTCAAGAATGGCAGGATATGCCCGAATTGATTCGTAAATCATTCGTGGAAACGTTCTGGAATGATGAGAAGGGGTATTTGGCAGACTACGCGGATGAGAAAGGACAGAATCTGGATGTGAGACCCAATCAGGTGTTTGCCTGTTCTTTAACTTATTTTCCGGTCACGGATGATATGAAGGAACGGGTGCTGAAAGTGATTACCAGAGAGCTGCTCACGCCTAAAGGATTACGGACATTATCTCCCAAAAATCCGAAATATCGCGGGCATTACGAGGGTAATCAGGAGGAGCGGGATAACGCTTACCATCAAGGAACCGTATGGCCTTGGTTGATCGGGGCATATATCGAGGCTAACCTTAAACTTTACGGGAAGCAGTTCTTGCCGGAAGCTAAAGAATTATTGGATGGATACGAGGATGACATGACACTTTACGGCCTGTGTTCAATTGCAGAAGTGTATGATGGCGATCCACCACATCATCCGAATGGAAGTATTTCTCAGGCCTGGAGTGTCGGGGAGGTACTTCGAAGTATGAAATTAATCAGGAAATATGAAAATGAATCGAATTAG